CCTAGCGCCTCCACTTCTGTCTTCCTGCTTGCCCCTGTCCCCCAGGCGGACCCATTCTCACCTGAGGACGCCCATCCAGTTTCTGTTCCTCCAAGAGTCTCTGCCCCTCACCAGCCGCCCCTCACCCTGTCTTCCTGCCCACCCTACGACGCCTCACTTCCTCGcctcccacccccgcccccatgaTCCCAGAGCAGAGCCCTCCCAACCACAGCACCCCGGACTGGGAGTCAGGGCCGCCGTCGGGCGCTGGGGGCAGTGGCTGGGTGGCTGCCGCGCTGTGCGTGGTCATCGTGCTGACTGCGGCGGCCAACTCGCTGCTCATCGCGCTCATCTGTACGCAGCCGGCGCTGCGCAACACGTCCAACTTCTTCCTGGTGTCTCTGTTCACGTCGGACCTGATGGTGGGGCTGGTGGTGATGCCGCCGGCCATGCTGAACGCGCTGTACGGGCGCTGGGTGCTGGCTCGCGGCCTCTGCCTGCTCTGGGCCGCCTTCGACGTGATGTGCTGCAGCGCCTCCATCCTTAATCTCTGCCTCATCAGCTTCGACCGCTACCTGCTCATCCTTTCGCCGCTGCGCTACAAGCTGCGCATGACGCCCCCGCGCGCCATGGCTCTTGTCCTGGGCGCCTGGAGCCTTGCGGCGCTtgcctccttcctgcccctgctCCTGGGCTGGCACGAGCTGGGCCGCGCGCGGGCGCCAGTCCCAGGCCAGTGTCGCCTGCTGGCCAGCCTGCCCTTCGTCCTCGTGGCGTCCGGCCTCACCTTCTTCCTGCCCTCGGGAGCCATCTGCTTCACCTACGGCAGGATTCTGCTGGCCGCCCGCAAGCAGGCGGTGCAGGTAGCCTCCCTCACCACCGGCATGGCCGGCCAGGCTTTGGATATGCTGCAGGTAACCGGGTGCGCAGGAAGGATGGCGGGATAGAGAGGGAGTGAGCAAACATCAAGCGCCCACTGGGCATCTGGCCATTTCCAGCTCCCATCTTTTGTCTGAAGGCCAAACTCAATGCCTGACTGTCCACAGGGTAGTGTTCCAGAAGGTAAGGTGCAACAGGGAATTGGGGGTGTCTCATCTCTCCCTATCTGCTCCTCCCCCGGTCTTCCCCAACAGGCAAATGGCACCATCAAGACATCACACGCCAGAAATTTAGGAATAATTCCTTGCCGGAACGCCCACCTTACCCATTAGCAAGCCCTTTTGGTGCTGCCTCCTAAAAATATGCAGAACTGAATTCTCCACTTCTCTCCATCTGCACTGCCACCTCCTCTAGCCAAGTCACCATCACTTCCTTACCTGGATAGACTTCTACTGGCCCCCCCTGATTTCACTCCAGCCCCCCACTACCCATTTTCTGCATGGGAGCcaaagcaataaaaaataaatgttcttcagtcccttcagtggctccccactgctctcagaaaaaagaggaagcccatcGTTTCACCTCCTTTCCCTGCCTTTACTCTGTACCAGCCACATGCCCCTTCTGGCAATTCCTACAAGATACCAGACCTGCTTTGGCctcaaggtctttgcacttgctcttccctttccttggAATGCTCCTCTCCCCCAATTCTGTTCTTGCCTGACTCTTTTTCAGCTTTCAGGTCACCTCTTACCAGAAGCAACCCCTGACCACCATAGCGTGATCCACTCTCTCCCACTCTGTTGTTCTCCTTCACGACCCCCAGCTTACTTGTTGACTTGTTTATTGTCTATTTCCCCTACTTGAATGCATGTCCATGAGGGTAGGGCATATTGAGGTTGGTTTAATCCTCATTGCTCGTcatcgttgttgttagtcgctgtcgagtcagctccaactcatggcgatcccatgtacatAGAATGCAACGTCAGCCAGtcatgcaccatcttcacaattatttgtatgcttgagtccattgtcacgGCTAccttgtattctgagtgccttccaacttaggcggctcatcttccagcactatatcagacaatattcttttatgatccatagggttttcattggctgatttttggaagttgattgccaggcctttcttcctggtctatcatagtctggaagcttcactgaaacctgtccaccatgtgtgaccctgctggtatttgaaataccaatggcatagcttccagcatcacagcaacaggcaagccaccacagtatgacaaactgacacatgggGTGATGGCTGGTCATAGTAGGTGACTGGTAATTACTTGTGAATGGGGTAGGTGTTCTTAGCTCAAGGTTCTGCATCTGGAAGTGGAGTGGCTCTTCCTGCCACCCCGGGCCATAGAGAACCCAAGTCCTATTGCTACTCCGAGGGATGAGTGTTTAGACTGACTGGGCCAGAATCCCAGGGAATTAGGTCATAGGCCCCAAGGACAGCCCCAACTGGCCCTGCTAGCTCATCTTGGTACAGCCTCAGCTGGAGGAGATTCCTGGAGGGTGGGGTGCCTTGGGGGTCATTGGGTGAATGGAGACCTCTTAATGGTTGAAAGGCTAATACCCTTCTTGGTGGTCCCCCAGAGCAGCCATCTGTTGCACCCCAGCAGTGAGGCCCAGAGCTGCAGCTGGGGTATCAACTAGCAGGCCAGGCCCTGGGTGCAGGAGGTCCTGGCTGCAGCCCTATCTCTCCCTATCTGTGCTCACTGGAAAATGTTCTTGAACCTCGGAAGGTGACTGTGATCCTGATTTGGTTTTTCAGCAGCGGTGTGGCTGCCCTGGACCATTGGCACTCTCTCCCTGGGTTCTTTTAAAGGAGTTTTCCCAAACTTCAGGCATTCAGGAACCGGCTTGGGATATCTGCCTCACTCCTCTCGATGCACCTCAAGCCACTTGACCTCATATTTACTTAGCATATTCTTTAAATCATCTCACTTATCTTTTTACATCTGTGAATTTGTTTAGAAAGAATCCTTCATGAACTCTTCCGGAAGTGGAAAATCAGTATCCCTTGCCATAAATAAAAGGTGATCACAAATACAACTTCTGTGAAGAAGCCCCAGAGTATCACTGAAGTTTAGCTAGGTATGGTTGATGTCTCTAACTAAGCCCAAGGCCTGCTTTCTCTTTGCTAAGTGTTAGAGGGGTGTTAAAGACACAGTACCATCAACATGAGACTTTTCTTCTTGACGTAGCCAGAAAAGCTGGAAGAGAACTGTAAAGGGGTAATGTTTTTATTCTGTGATTCAATATTGTTTTACGAGGTGTCCATTTACCACCTAAAATCATCTTGCATTCCCATACTTTGGGAAATGCTGTTCTAGTGACTAAGGATGGGAGAAGTTAGCTGGTCCTGATGATGTTGGGGTGGGAGGGGTCAGGATTCTTGGTTCCattagtgcctgacacacagattTCGTTTCCATAAAACTAATTGGCTGGCACCGGGATTGAACCTGAGACTGAGGTTCAGCACCTGGACAGGAGTCTCCCAGGTGCTAATAGCTGCAGATCATGGTCTTTGAGCGCTCACTATGAGCCAGGCACCAAGCTAAGCTTATTAACCCCCAAAACAAATGAATGGGGCAAGTACTACCATTATCCCTGCTttgtagatggggaaactgaggttcagagaaagggaaggtgacctgcccaaggtcacacagccagtaagtgaggTTCAAGTTTAGATCTGCCTGAGCCGGTGTGGGCAGTGACATTGTCCAGAAACTCTGTCCTCAGGGAGACCACACTGtccctcctacctcactggctgtTGTCTCCTTTGTTAGTTCCTCCCGGTCTGCCCCTAACTGTGGCATCCCTGGCCTCAGTCCTCTGAGGTCCTCTGACCTCTCCATTCTTCCCACATTCACTCCTTAGTGATCTCATCTTGTTTCATGCTTGAAAATGCCACCTACACCTGATAACTTCCAAAGCACTCTCTCCAGCATGGGCCTCTTATGTAATGTACTCCAAACTGAACTCCAGATTGTTCAGCCCCAGATCTCGCCCTCCTCAAATCTTCCTCATATCAGTGAAAGCAACTCCATTCTTCCTGTGGCTCAGGCCAGAAGCCTTGGAGGCAGCCTGGACTCCTCTGTTTCTCACATGCCACATCCAGTTCTCTTATTTCTACCTTCAAAACATATCTGGGTTCTGACcacttctcatctctccactgctACCACCTGGGCTGAGCCCCTTCATTTGAAGTCTGGATTATGGCTGCAATCTCTGACTTGCCTTCCATGCTTGCTCCCTTTCAATCTATTCTAACACAGGAGCCAGAGGGAGTCCTTTAAAATGCAAGTCCAGTCCTATCATGTGTCTGCTCTGGTGGTCTTGCTTCTCATGTAATCTGGCCCTCTTCTCCTTCTCTGGCTTCCTTTTTTCCACCATCCCCCTCATTCTTTCTATTCCAGCCACATCAAAATTCTTGCTGTTCCTTGCACACATTCAGCACACCCCTGccttagggcctttgcacttgctattcccTCTTCTTGGAATGCCCTCCCCTCCACATTGCCACATGGCTCATCCCTAACTCCCATCACGTCCTCCAGGCTTCTGTTCAACTGCCCTTACGAATCACACTCTACCAAGTGCAGCTGCCACCCCTCCCTAGGTACTCTCCAACCCTAACTTCCTGAGTTATTTTTCTCATCAGCACATACCACCACCTGACATATTATACACTCACCTATTTATTTGTCTATTGTTGATTTCTCCCTACAAGAAAGTAAGCGCtttgagactttttctttttgcttactGCTGTATTCGCAGCACCtaaaacagtacctggcatatagtaggtgctcaatagataTTTATGGAAGGAGCAAAATGAACACAGTGTTTCGCACAGCCTGGGCTCTCACCCCTGTTCACAGTGCTGCCTTTTCTCCCACTCCTTCAGAATCGGTTCTAGTATCTGATGGAGCCTAAGCTTTTTACCTTGATCCATTTGCCCAGTCACATTTACCGAACACTCACTTTGCTCAGGGGCTGTTCTAGGCAATGGATGCTGAGGTGAGTAGGACAGGCACGTCCTGCCCTCTGGGAGTTGATGTTCTAGTCAGGAGATAGACACAGATCATCGAACACCATCGTGATGAGTGTTACAGGGCTTACAAGAGGGGTGCCTCACCCAGTGAACACTCAGAATTTATTATTTACTGTGTATATGCTTGAAAAGTGAAGCAAAGAAGTTACAACGAGCCCTAAAACCAAAGGCTGAGAGGAGTCTTCATGGGTCATTTAGGCCAGCACCGTGTCTCTGAGGCACAATGACCCATGGGCCTCTTAAACTAGAAATGTGTATATTCTAATTCTTGTCCCTTTCaggaatgtggaaaccctggtggtgtagtggttaagtgctatagctgctaaccaagaggtcagcagttcaagtccttcaggcgctccttggaaactctatggggcagttctactctgtcctataggatctctatgagtcaaaattgactcgactgcagtgggtttttgggtgttCTGGAATGTTTTGAATGTGGAAGTATCAGACCCTGTCACTGTGCTGGCTTCTGAGGCCCCTCGGCTCCTAGGCAGGCCTCCTACGTGCTCTTTTCCCCGTTGCCTGGAGAACTGCCCACATTTGGGGAACTGTTTCTGGAATGCTGCCTCTACTCCAGCCTCCTGGGTCACGACCCTCCCCTCCCAGGCCAGCTGTCCTGTCCCAGGGATGAGCAACCCATGGTCTGCAGGCAGAGGCTCTCTCAATGCCTGGACCCAAAAATACTGATGGGGGAAGGAACAGAAGTCAGAGTGCACCAGACCCCTTCCCGCCTGGTCTCCTCAGCCCCCGAGCCCTTGGCTCCTCTCTGCAATCCAGCCTCTAGCTGCCCAACAGAGGAAGGCAGCTGGGAGTGTGTCCCCAAGTCCCAGCTCCTCTGAGGCTGAGACCATGAGGATTTTTATGCTCCCTCCTCCTCCATATGCCTATTTATGGGGTTTCAAAAGGCCATGGGTTGGCTTATTGGTTTCAGCCACCACTGTCTGGCCCCAGGGCCTGTGAGGAAGGGATCATGCTTAGAGCTGAGGTGGGGCTGTGGCTTAGGATGgagggaggggtgtgtgtgtggcggggagtGGAATCAGAGCAAGCTGGGCAggggagtgagtgtgtgtgtgtgtgtgtgtgtgtgtgtgtgtgtgtgtgtgtgaaaggtgGGTGCCGGGTGGGGGTGGTGCTCAGCCTCCAGATAATTCCAGAGGGATGGGTTGTCAGTGGTAGGTAGCTTGGGAGCTCACAGCTAAAGGAGAGGAGCGAAGGAGGCCCAGCTGGCCATGACTCGCAGCCTTCTCAGCCTCTTGCTCTCTCTGCTGTGATTTCTATGTCTCTGTGGTCtgtaaaaggagtcctggtggcacagtggttaagtgcttggctgctaactgaaagatcagcagttcaaacccaccagccgctctccaggagaaaatgtggcagtctgcttccataaagattatggccttgaaaaccctatggttctactctgtcctacagggtcactctgagttagaattgattctatggcaacaggttttggtggtCCATACCCCTCTCTCCATCTTCTTTCTCCTTGTTACCTCACTTTTCCCCTCCCCTATCTCTCTCCTCAAGTTCCCGTCTCtcccccttctcttccttccttctgcatTTCTCCAtcgccctctccctctctcctcacctattaatttctcctccttttcctccttccccatCTTTTCTTACCCTCCCTCAGCCCACTATGCATCATTATCTTagtgatctagcttcccttccatcTCTGTCCTTCCTCCTCCTCAGAGGAGGCTGCAATCACAGAAATATCtcggaggggaaggaggaggctGAGCCGGGAGAGGTTCACGGAGTGCCAGCACCGAGGATGGCAAGCTTGGCTGCTGCTCGGAGCAAGGCGGCTTGGTGCAGCCCCAGAGCTGGGAGCAGGAGCTGGGGTATCAGGCTGGTTGTGGTTCGAATTCTGCCTCTTTTGGATCACTGCTAgatgatcttggacaagtcattttACCTCCCTGTACCCCAGGgtaatggttgttgttagttgctgtccagctgTCTCCCACTCTTagggaccttatgtataatagaatgaaatgttgcctgatacTCTGCCATCTtaatgattgttgctatgtttgagcccattgttgtggctatcatattaatccatttccttgagggttttctttgtttacaatgaccttctactttaccaaggagccctggtggcacaatggttaagcactcagctgctaaccaaaaagttggcagtttgaacctacccagcagctccacaggagatagACCtttcagtctgctcctgtaaagatcacagccaagaaaaccctaaggggcatttctgctttgtcacatggggtcactatgagtcagaatcaacttgacagcacttgacaacaactgcTTTACCGACCATGGTGTAGTttcctagtgattggtctttcctgatgaagtgtccaaagtaagtaagccagtcttcccatccttgtttctaaggaggattctgattGCCATGGGCAATTTCTGAATGTGGAAGCGGTGTGGTAAAGAGGAAAAAGTGCCGTTTCTGGAGCCAGAAATGACTTTGAATCTCTTACTCAACCCTTACCTGCTATGGGGTAATGGTATCTATCTATCACATACAGCGGTTTGAGGAGCCaatgaaattatatatatgtatatgtgtttaaaaaaaattttttttatatgtgtgtgtgtatatatatatgtatctgtcacatagtagatactcaacAAATCAGCAAATGTTGgttcctctcctttcctttttggTGGTGAAATATATAGTTCTGGGGAGCTCATCCCTTTGAGCctttccaggggaaaaaaaatcaccatcaaataccttttttcaccaacataaatggcaactatacatatggacttcaccagatggaatatacaggaatcaaattgactacatctgtggaaagagatgatggaaaagctcaatatcatcagtcagaacaaagccaggggccaactgcagatcagaccatcaattgctcacatgcaagttcaagttgaaactgaagaaaattagaacaattccatgagagccaaagtacaaccttgagtatatcccacctgaatttagaggtcatctcaagaatagatttgacatgttgaacactaatgaccgaagaccagatgagttgtggaatgacatcaaggacatcatacatgaagaaatcaagaggtcattaaaaagacaggagagaaagaaaagacctaaatgaatgtcagaaagactctgaaacttgctcttgcatggcgagtagctaaagcaaaaggaaaaaatgatgcagTGAAAGagctaaagctaaacagaaaatttcaaagggtgtctccagaagacaaagtaaaatattatgatgacatgtgcaaagacctggagatagacaaccaaaagggagaatatgctcggcatttctcaagctgtaagaactgaagaaaaaattcaagcctttagttgcaacagtgaaggattccatggggaaaatattaaatgatgcaggaaacatcaaaagaagatagaaggaatacacagaatcactataccaaaaagaattggtcaacgttcaaccatttcacgaggtagcgtatgatcaggaatcagtggttctcaagggagaaatccaagatgcactgagggcattggtgaaaaatgaggctccaggaactgacagaacaccaactgagatgtttcaacaaacggatgtagcactggaagtgctcattcatctatgccaagaaatctggaagacaattacctggccaaccaactagaagagatccatatttctgcatccaactgaatgtggaaattgtcaaacagtatcattaagatcacatgcaaacaaaattttgctgaagatcattcaaaactggctgcagcagtatatcaacagggaactgccagaaattcaagacaggtttagaagaggatgtggaaccagggatatcattgctgatatcagacggatcttggctgaaagcagagaatatcagaaagatgtttacctgtgttttattgactatgctaaaacattcgactgtgt
This DNA window, taken from Elephas maximus indicus isolate mEleMax1 chromosome 3, mEleMax1 primary haplotype, whole genome shotgun sequence, encodes the following:
- the HTR6 gene encoding 5-hydroxytryptamine receptor 6; the encoded protein is MIPEQSPPNHSTPDWESGPPSGAGGSGWVAAALCVVIVLTAAANSLLIALICTQPALRNTSNFFLVSLFTSDLMVGLVVMPPAMLNALYGRWVLARGLCLLWAAFDVMCCSASILNLCLISFDRYLLILSPLRYKLRMTPPRAMALVLGAWSLAALASFLPLLLGWHELGRARAPVPGQCRLLASLPFVLVASGLTFFLPSGAICFTYGRILLAARKQAVQVASLTTGMAGQALDMLQVPRTSRPVVESAESRRLAPKHSRKALKASLTLGILLGMFFVTWLPFFVANIAQAVCDCVSPDLFDVLTWLGYCNSTMNPIIYPLFMRDFKRALGKFLPCPRCPREHQARLASPSVRTSHSGPRPGLSLQHVLPLPLPPSADLDSGGSSGLQLTTQPLLPGEATRGPPRPVRATAVVTFFNDDPVEPELRLHPLGTPTN